The DNA sequence GCGCCTGTGGGATCTCCCTGACCTGCTGCGGGATCCGGCCGCTCTCCTGGCGCGTCTGACACAGCTCCGCCCGCGGCAGGCAGGCGGATCCCGGCCGTGGACCGCGTGAACTCGCTGCGCCCCCAGGTCAGGTCGTGCCCGATCGCCTCCGCCTCGATCTCCACGGTCACGCCGAGCTGTTCACCCTCCCAATCGCGCACGCACAGCCTCCCGGACACCAGGAGCGGGTCGCCGCGCGCGATGCACGCCGCCGCGCTCACCGCGAGTTCGTCGAACGCCGTCACCGTGAACCAGTTGGAGGGCGCGTCCGGCACCGTCGCTCCCGAGCGGCGTTCGCGCCTCCGGTCGTTCGTCACGAGCCGGAAGCTCGTGATCGGCGCCCCCGCCTCCGGCACGATGTGCCGCGGGCTCGTCGCCACCGTGCCCCGTACCGCCACCGTCTCCGTCATGTCTCCCCCGTTTCCGCGGCCTCCGGTGAGGCCCTGCGTCAACCATGACCGACGCGCAACCCGCACAGCGCGGGAAGCGGAGATCAGTGGAGAACGCGCGAAACCGGCGGCCTGTGCAGGAGGATCACGCCGTGCAGGAGGATCGCGCCGTGCAGGAGGATCACGCCGCGCAGGCGGATCACGCCGGACAGACGGTTCAGGCCGCGACCACGTACGGCGCGTACGACGCCCGGATCTTGTTCACCTTGGGCAGCGCGACCGCGAGGCAGTAGCCCTGGCCCGGGTTCTTGGCGAAGAAGTCCTGGTGGTAGTCCTCCGCGCGGTAGAACGGCCCGAGCGGCTCGATCGTGGTCACGATCCCGCCCTCCCAGTACTCGGACGCCCGGTCGCGCGCGGCCTCGAACAGCGCACACTGCTCCTCGCCGTCGTAGAACATCGCCGAGCGGTACTGCGTGCCGACATCGGCGCCCTGGCGGTCGAGCTGCCGCGGGTCGTGCAGCGTGAAGAAGACGTCGAGGATGACGTCGGCCGGGATGACCTCCGGGTCGAAGGTCACGGCGACCGCCTCGGCGTGCCCGGTCGTGCCGGTGCACACCTCCTCGTAGCTGGGGTCGACGGTCGTGCCGCCGGTGTAGCCGGACACCACGTCCTGCACGCCGCGGAGCACACGGTAGACGGCGTCGAGGCACCAGAAGCACCCGCCGGCGACAACGAAAGTCTGCATCGGTCCATCCCTTTCGATCGGTCCGGCCTCCATTCTGCTACGAGCCCGGCCGGCGCGAGGTTCGCAGCGGGATGCGCGACACAGCGCCGCCGCTGCCCGGACGGAACGGTCCGCCCCGTTACCATCACCGCATGCAGTGGTGGAATGACTTCGTCGATTGGCTCAACTCGTCGGCCGCGCAGCCCGCGGTCTTCAATGCGGCGGTCCTCGCGATCGCCGTCATCGTCTCCGGTCTGCTCGCGGCGTGGATCGCGCGCGGCGCCCTCCGTGGACTCCTCTCCCGCACCGATCGTCAGCAGAAGGCGAGCGCGATCGCCGCGCTCGTGGATGCTGCGACCGAGGCGTCCGTGTGGAACTCGCTGACCCCGGCCGAGCAGGTGCTCTCCGACCGCGCCGTCGGCCAGGCCGACATCCTCGTGCGGCTCCTGCCGATCAAGGGCGCCGGTATCGCCGCCACCTGGGCGGGTCACCAGCTCGCCGAGATGAAGCGCGCCTCCGCGACCTTCGGCTACCAGCTCGACCCGGCCGTCGCGGAGTTCCGCGACCGGCTCATCGAGTGGCAGAACAAGCCGGGCCGCGCGCGCCGCATCTTCCAGGGCGACCTGGAGCGCTGGCGCTTCGAGAGCGCCGACCCGGGCAACTCGGTACTGGCCCAGCAGGACGCCTGGGTGGCGCAGCAGCACCACGAGCAGTACGCGGCGCCGGCAGTTCCCGCCACCGAGGAGACCGTTCCTGCCGCGTCGTACGCTCCGGTTGCGAGCGCTCCCGCCGCGGCCGCTCCGGAGGCCGGCGCCCCGGCTGCGCACTCCGAGGCCGCGTTCACCGCCGCGAACTACCCCACGAACGCAGCGGCCAACGACGAGACCCCGCTTCCGGTGTCCGCCTTCGCCTCCTCCGACAATGAGAACGACACCACTCCGAACCAGCGGTACGGCCAGCCCGTCAGCTGACCTGAGCGCACCCGAGCCTCCCCACCGAAACGAGGGGGCGCCGACCAGCCGGTCGGCGCCCCTTCGTCGTTCACGCGTCGCGCGCGGGAGGTCGCGGATCAGCGGCTGTAGTCGCCGCGCGTCGTCCACCAGTCGTCGAACATGCTCGCCGGCACCCGGCGCTTGTGCTCGGTCGCCAGGTAGCGGGTCTCGATCGCCGACGCGATCTCGTCGGCGACGTCCTGGCCCTCCAGGAAGTCGTCGATGTCGCTGTACTCGATGCCGAGGTTCGCCTCGTCGGTCTGGCCGGGGTCGAGGTCGAGGAGGTCGGCGGTGGGCGCCTTCTCGTAGAGCCGCGCCGGGGCCTCCAGGTGCTCCAGCAGCGCGCGGCCCTGGCGCTTGGTCAGGCCGCTGAGCGGGAGCACGTCGGCGCCGCCGTCGCCGTACTTGGTGAAGAAGCCCGTCACCGCCTCCGCCGCGTGGTCCGTGCCGACCACGAGCAGGCGCCGCTGGCCTGCGATGGCGTACTGCGCGACCATCCGCACCCTGGCCTTGACGTTGCCCTTGTTGAAGTCGGTCATCGCCTCGCCGACGGCGTCGCCGAACTCGGCGTCCACGCCGTCCACGCCGCGCTTGATGTTGAACTCGATGGTGCGCTGCGGCCGGATGAACGCGAGCGCGAGCTGCGCGTCGTCCTCGTCGTGCTGCACGCCGTACGGCAACCGCACCGCGATGAACTCGGCCTCGACGCCCTCCGCGGCGAGCTGCTCGACCGCGAGCTGGCAGAGCCGGCCGGCGAGGGAGGAGTCTTGCCCGCCGCTGATGCCGAGCACGAACCCGGAGGCGCCGGTCGCCCGCAGGTAGCGGACGAGGAAGTCGACGCGCTTGGCGACCTCCTCCGCGGCGTCGACGCTCGGCGTCACGTTCAGCTCGTCGATGATCCTGGCCTGGAGTTCACGCATGCTGCCACGATACCGGCGGCGGATTTCGTGCGTGTGAACTCCCCGCGCGCCCGCCGTCCGCTCTAGCATCGGCCGCATGAACCCGCTCGTCGGAACGATCGTCCTCGTGCCGCTGCTGGCCGTCGTCGCTGCCCTCGTCGCGTCGGCGGTCGGGAGGGTGGCGAAGATCCCGCTCGTGGTGTTCGAGATCCTGCTCGGCATCCTGGCCGGCCCGAGCGTGCTGGGCTGGATCCCCGCGTCGGACGCGCTGCACGCGGTCGGCCAGTTCGGCCTCGCCTTCCTGTTCTTCATGGCGGGCAACGAGATCGACTTCCACGCCATCCGCGGCCGGCCGCTGCGCCGGGCCTCCCTCGGCTGGATCATCTCGCTGGCCGTCGGCGTGCTGCTCGGGGTGCTGCTCGCGCCGAACGCGATCGCCGGCGTGTACGTCGGGATCGCGCTGTGCTCCACCGCGCTCGGGACGCTCATGCCGATGCTGCGCGACGCCGGCGAGCTGCGCACCCCGTTCGGTCGCGCGGTCACGGCCGTCGGCGCGATCGGCGAGTTCGGGCCGCTGCTGGCCATCTCGCTGTTCCTCTCCGGTCGGAGGCCGCTGGCCGCCGCGCTCGTGCTGATCGCGTTCGCCGTGATCGCGGCCGGCGCGGTCTGGTTCGCGGCACGGGGAGGCCACGAGCGGTTCCACGCGCTCGTGCGTGCGACCCTGCACACCAGCGGGCAGTTCGCCGTGCGGGTCGTGGTGCTGGCCATCGCCGCGCTGGTCGGGTTGAGCCTGGCGCTCGGCCTGGACATGCTGCTCGGCGCGTTCGCCGCGGGCGTCGTCGTCCGCGTGCTGCTGTCGGGGGCGGCCGAGTCGGACGCGAAGCTCATCGAGACGAAGCTGGAGGCCGTCGCGTTCGGCGTCCTCGTCCCGGTGTTCTTCATCGAGACCGGGATCACGTTCGACCTGCGTGGACTCCTCGGCGACCCGCACGCGCTGCTCCTGCTGCCGATCTTCCTCGTGCTGCTGCTCGTCGTGCGCGGCCTCCCCGGCTCACTCGCGGCGCCGCGCGGCTCGACGTTCGCCGACCGGGCGTCGCTCACGCTGTTCAGCGCGACCGGGCTGCCGATCATCGTCGCCGTGACGAACATCGGGCTGAAGGACCACGACCTGACCTCCGGGACGGCGACGGCGCTGGTCGGCGCCGGGATGCTGTCCGTGCTGATCTTCCCGGTCGTGGCCCTGATGCTGCGGCAGCGCTCGGCGGACGGCGGCGTGCGGCCGCCGGACCCGGACCGCGTGCCGGTCGAGGGGTGACGCTCAGGGCACCCGCGTGACCGCCCGCGCGAGGATGGCCGTCGTCAGCGCCTCCACCGGCTCCCGTGCCGCCGACGGGTTCGACAGCAGCGTGAAGTCCACGTGGCCGAGCTCCGGGAGCCCGAAGCGGTTGGTGACCTTGATCAGGTCGGTGGGGATGAGCGAACGCGGGAACACGGCGACCCCGAGGCCGGCGCGCACCGCGGCGAGGACGCCGTTGACCTCGCGCGTGTTGCAGGTGATCCGCCAGGTGCGGCCGGCCGCCTCCAGCGCCTCGATCGTGATCTGACGGCTGAGGCTCGGCCCCTGGTAGGCGATCAGCGGCACCGGCTGGTCGGGCTCCAGCGCCGTCTTCTCCTGCCCGATCCAGACCAGCTCGTCGGTGGCGACCACCGTCCCGTCCGTCGTGCCCGGGTTCTGCTTGATGAAGATGAGGTCGAGATGGCCGGCCTTGAGCCTGCGGTGCAGCGGACCGGACTGGTCGACCGTGAGCTCCAGGTTGACCTGCGGATTCTGCTGGCGGAAGTGCCGGAGGATGCGCGGGAGGGTCGTGATCGCGAGGTCGTCGGCGGCGCCGAACCGCAGCCTCCCGCGCATCGCCGACCCGCTGAAGTAGCTGTCCGCTTCGGCGTGCGCGGCGAGGATGGTGCGCGCGAAGCCGGCCATCGCGTCCCCGTTGTCGGTCAGCCGGACCTCGCGGGTGTCGCGCGAGACGAGCTGGCGCTTGGCGGCCTGCTCCAGCCTCCGGACGTGCTGGCTGACGGTGGGCTGGCTGATGCCGAGCCGCTGGGCAGCACGGGTGAAGGAGCGGGTGTCGACGACCGCGAGGAACGTGCGCAGGAGGACGGGGTCGAACATCGGTGCTCCGTTCGCGGGGCGGTCATTCGGAAAGCCAATGGGAGTTATAGCTTCAATTCGCTGAAAGAATACCGCCGATTCCGTAGCGTTGAGGGAGAACTCGAACAGACCATACGGAACCAGGAACGCAGGAACGACTCGTGGCGAACTCCACAGCAGCAGCAGCCCCTCCCACCGGCCCCATGCCCGTCCTCAGCGCACGCCCGCCGTGGCGCGAGACCTTCATCTCGCTGCGCGTGACCAACTACCGCCGGTTCGCCGCAGGCAACCTGGTCGCCAACACCGCCGTCTGGATGCAGCGCATCGCCATGGATTGGCTGGTGCTGCAGCTCTCCGGCAGCGTCGCCGCGGTCGGTGTCACCGTCTTCATGCAGTTCACGCCGATGCTGCTGTTCGGGCTGTGGGGCGGCGTCATCGCCGACCGGTACTCGAAGCAGCGCCTCCTGGTCTGCACGCAGTCGGCGGCGGCCGCGCTCGCGGCGCTGCTCGCGACGCTGACGCTCACCCACGCCGTGCAGGTCTGGCACGTCTACGCCATCTCGTTCGTCCTCGGCCTCGTGACCGTGGTGGACAACCCGGCGCGCCAGGTCTTCGTCAACGAGCTGGTCGGGCCGAAGTACCTGCGCAACGCGATCAGCCTGAACTCGTCCATCTTCCAGCTCGGCGGCCTCATCGGCCCGGCGCTCGGCGGCATCCTGATCACGGCGGTCGGCGGCGGCTGGTCGTTCGTGATCAACTCGGCCGCGTGCCTCGCCGTGGTGGGCGCCCTCCTCAGTCTCCGCACGAAGGAACTGCACCACTCCCCCGCTGCTCCCCGCGGCAAGGGCCAGCTCGCCGAGGGGATGCGGTACGTGCGGCGCAAGCCGGTCATCTTCTGGACCGTGGTGATGGTCGCCGTGCTGGCGGTCTTCGCGTTCAACATGCCGGTGTTCCTGGCCGCGTACGCGAACGACGTCTACGACGTCGGCGCGAAGGGCTACGGGATGTTCAACGCGCTCGTCGCCGCGGGCGCGCTCGCCGGGGCGCTGACCTCCACCCGCCGCACGTCGGTTCGCCTGTCGATGGTGGTGGGCACGGCCGCCGCCCTCGGCGTGGTCCAGGCGCTCGCCGGACTGGCGCCGGACCAGATCGCCTTCAGCGTGCTGCTGGTCGGCATCGGCGTCGGCAACCTGCTCTTCATCACGGCGGCGAACTCGCTGGTGCAGATGTCGTCGAACGTCCAGATCCGCGGCCGCGTGATCTCGCTGTACATCCTGGTGCTGCTCGGCGGCCAGGCGATCGGCGGCCCGCTGATGGGCTGGGTGGTGGAGGCCGTCGGCCCACACATCGCGATGGCGATCTCGGGGCTGGTGCCGGCGGCGGCGGCTGTGGTGGTCGCGTTGATGATCGCGCGGCACGCCAGCCTCCGGCTGCGGTTCGGGCTGCGCGGGCGGCGGCCGGTGATCGCGATCGTGAATCGGGCCGGGAAGGCGGGGGCGACGCTGTAGGGGCTCGCGCGCGAAGGTCGGGAAGGGGCCGGACGGCTACGGTATCGTGGAGGCCGCGCCCCCGTAGCTCAGCGGATAGAGCAGGAGCCTTCTAATCTCTTGGTCGCAGGTTCGATTCCTGCCGGGGGCACGACGCGCATCAAAGTCGCGATTCGTGCCGAATGTCGCCTTTGGCGTCGCCATTCGCCACATTCGTGCCGAATGTGCGTTTGTCGATTCGTGCCGAATGTCGCATTCGGGGTCACAACGCCCGCGCCGCCGCCACCAGGACCTGGTTCAGCGTCGGCACGCCCTCCGCGCGGAACACCTCCGCACCGTCCCCGCCCAGCACGATCACGGTCGGCGTCGAGCGGATGCCGTCCGACTCAGCGTGGGCCGGGTCGCGCGCGACGTCGCGCTCGGTCACCCGCAGGCCGGGGACCAGGCGGACGGCCTCGGCGAGCACCGCCCTCGTCTGCATGCACGGCTCGCAGAACGCCGAGGTGTACAAGGTCAGGCCGACCTCCCGGGTGACGGGACGGTCAACGGCGGGTGTCGCATCCACGTCGACCAGTGTACGTCCGGCGAATTCCCGGCGACCATCCCGCGACAGCGCCCGGCGCGTCACCCGCACGTCATCCCCGCGACCGACAATCGGGGCGTGAGCAGGACCACTTACACGCGTTACGTGGCCCTCGGCGACTCGATCACCGAGGGGCTCTGCGATCCCGCGCCTGCACGGCCCGGGGCGTGGCTCGGCTGGGCGGACCGCCTGGCCGGCATCCTGGACGGCGACGCCCGGCTCTCCGGCGGGACCGTCGAGTTCGCCAACCTCGCCGTCCGCGGCAGACGGATCGCCGACGTGGTCGGAGAGCAGGTGCCCGGCGCGCTCGCGCTGCGGCCCGACCTGGTCTCCGTGCTGGTCGGCGCCAACGACCTGATGAGCCCCACAGCCGACCCGGACGCGCTCGCCGAGCGGCTGTCCGACGGAGTTCGGATGCTGCGGGCGCACGGGACGACGGTGCTGCTGGCGAACCTCTTCGACCCGCAATTCGCGTTCTTCCTGAAGCCGTTCCGCGGACGCGCGGCCGTGTTCAACGCGAACATCTGGAGCATCGCCCGCGACCACCACGCCGTCGTCCTCGACGTCTGGGGCGTGCGCGAGTTCCGCGACCCGGCGATGTGGGGTGCGGACCGCGTCCACCTCAGCTCGCGCGGGCACCGGCTGCTCGCGGCGCACGCCGCCCACGCGCTCGGCGTGCCGTACGCCGAGACCAACCAGGGCGACGCCGCCGACGCGCACGCCGTCGTGGACGGGCCGCCCGCGCTCCCCGAGGACCTCCCGCTGCGGACCTGGCTGCGCGTGCACGCGATCCCGTGGGCCGCGCGCCGGCTGCGCGGGATCTCCTCCGGCGACGGGCTCAGCCCCAAGCTGCCGGAGGCGCTGCCCGTGAGCACGCAGGCCCTCATCGGCGGCCAGCCGCGGATGGTCGGAGGCCCCCACTAGACTGGCGGGCATGGCTGCCTCAAGTGATCGACTGGTCTGGATCGACTGCGAAATGACCGGACTCGACCTGGAGGTCGACGAGCTCGTCGAGATCGCCGTGGTCATCACCGACTTCGAGCTGAACGTGCTCGACCCGGGTCTCAGCATCGTGATCAAGCCGGACGCCTCCGCACTCGCCAACATGAACGACTTCGTGCGCGCCATGCACACCACCTCGGGCCTGATCGAGGAGATCCCGAACGGCAAGAGCCTGGCGGAGGCCGAGTACGAGGTGCTGGAGTACGTCCTCAAGTACGCGCCGACCGCCCGCAGCGCGCCGCTCGCCGGCAACACGATCGGCACCGACCGGATGTTCCTCGCCAAGTACATGCCGCGGCTCGACAACCACCTGCACTACCGCAACGTCGACGTCTCCTCGATCAAGGAGCTGGCCCGGCGCTGGTACCCGCGCATCTACTTCAACGCCCCCGAGAAGAACGGCGGCCACCGCGCGCTCGCCGACATCCTCGAGTCCATCCGCGAGCTCGACTACTACCGCGCGGCGGCTTTCGTCGGCGAGCCGGGACCGAGCACCGAGCAGACCCAGGAGGCCGCCGCGGGAGTGGTGGAAAAATGGGCCGCCCGGATGTACTAGAATCGATGAGTTGCCTCGCGCGGAACGGTCATCGCAGATGATCCGGGACGCTCGCGGAACATGGTGGGTATAGCTCAGCTGGTAGAGCGCCTGGTTGTGGTCCAGGAGGTCGCGGGTTCAAGCCCCGTTACTCACCCCAATAGCGCCTGGTCGTGGTACTGAGCCGCGAGCAGGTCGCGGGTTCAAGCCCCGTAACTCACCCCAATAGAGAGAGCACGTCGCCGAAACGACGTGCTCTTTCTCTTTTCCACTTGCAGTCGCCCGCAAGCTTTGCGCAAGGAATCGACAATTCTTCGACATTTCGGGTGGAGGGGTTGTGGGTCCGCGCCGGGCGGCCGTATCGTCGGGCGCAGCCGGGCGGCGTCGGGGCCGCCCGCTTCCGAGAGGACCGTCGACGATGACTCGAACTCCCGCTCATTTCCGCACTCTGGCCGTCGTGCTCGCCGCGGCCACCGCGATCGGAATCGGCCTCACCGGCGCCCCCGCGCTGGCCGCACCGCCACCTGCGCCTGCGCCGAGCCCGGTCACCCGCTCCGCGCTCGACCCGTCGCTGACCACGGGCCGCGGCGCCGACCTCGGCATCACCGAGCAGGAGGCCGAGAAGGCTGTCACCACCGGGACCGTCATCGGCCCCGACCGCACTGCGTACACACTCGCGGCCGAAGCCTCCGGGCGCTCGGCGGTCTCCCTCACCGCCGGCCAGTACGTCGAGTTCACGCTCGCCGCGCCCACCAACGCGCTCACGGTGCGGTACAGCCTCCCCGACGCCCCCAACGGCGGCGGCATCACCGCCCCGCTCGCCGTCACCCTGAACGGCGGAGCGAGGCAGACGATGACCCTGACCTCCCAGTACTCCTGGCTGTACAACCAGTACTCGTTCAGCAACGACCCGAACGCCGGCCTCCTGCACCCGGACTGGTGGATCACCGAGTGCAACTGCATTCCGGACCAGACCACGCCGGCGCCCACCATCGCGAAGCCGTTCCGGCCCATGCACTTCTACGACGAGCAGCGGCTCCTCCTGCACCGCACCTACCCGGCCGGGACCCGCGTGCGGCTCAGCGCCCCAGCCGGGACGCCCGCCGCGACTACGACCATCGACCTGCTCGACTCGCAGCTGGTCGCCCCGCCGCACGTCCGCCTCGCCGCCGCGAACGTCCTCGCCTTCGGCGCCGACCCCACCGGCCACCGGGACGCCGCCCCCGCGTTCGACAAGGCGATCGCGTTCGCCCAGAAGCTGCATCTGTCGGTGTACGTGCCGCCGGGGGTCTTCCAGGTGAACCGCCACATCGTCGTCGACAACGTGACGATCGAGGGCGCCGGGAGCTGGTACACGATCATCCGCGGGCACGAGGTCGCGCTGGCGACGCCCGCCCCGGACGGCTCCGTGCACACAGGCGTCGGCTTCTACGGCAAGGACGCCGCGTCGGGGGGCTCGCACAACGTCCACCTCTCCGGCTTCGCGATCGAGGGAGATGTCCGCGAGCGCATCGACCTCGACCAGGTCAACGGGATCGGCGGCGCGCTCAGCGACTCCACCGTCCAGGGCCTCTACATCCACCACACCAAGGTCGGGATCTGGCTGGACGGGCCGATGCACGGGCTGACGATCTCCGACACGGTCATCGCCGACCAGATCGCCGACGGCGTCAACTTCCACACCGGCGTCACCGACTCCCGGGTGACGAACAGCCTCATCCGCAACACCGGGGACGACGGCCTCGCCCTGTGGTCGGAGACCACCGCCGATGCCAGGGACACATTCGACCACGACACCGTCCAGACGCCGACGCTCGCCAACGGGATCGCGATCTACGGCGGTACGGACAACACCGTCTCGAACAACCTGGTCGCCGATCCGCTCCGGGAGGGCAGCGCCATCCAGGTCGGCAGCCGGTTCGGGGCGGTCCCCTTCACCGGGACGCTCGCGATCGCGGACAACACCACCGTGCGCGCCGGCACCTACGAGCTGAACTGGAACATCGGACTGGGCGCGATCTGGTTCTACGCGCTGGAGCACTCGATCGACGCCGACATCCAGGTGACGGGCGACGACTTCCTGGACAACACCTACAACGCGATCATGCTCGTCGCGGACTGGCCGGTGAAGGACCTCTACTCGATCACGAACGTGCACTTCGCGGACATCCACGTGGACGGCACGGGCACCAGCGTGGTCAGCGCCCGCGCCGCCGGGTCGGCGTCGTTCCAGAACGTCGACGCGCGCAACGTCGGCGCCGTCGGAGTCAACAACTGCGGGTCGTTCCACTTCACGCCCGCGGGATCGGAGTTCTCGCTCCAGAACCTCGGCGGCAACGACGGCGGCGGGACCACCGGTCCGTGGCTGGCGTCGTGGGAGCTGCCCAACACGATCACCTGCGACGACCGGCCGCCGGTCGTCGTGCCGCCGGCGCCGTCGCCCTGGCAGTGAGCCCTCCTCCGGTGCCCGCGCTCACTCCACGCTGCGGTGCAGCACGAAGATGCCGCCGTGCGCGGGCAGGTGGCTGCGCTCGCTGTCCGTCTCGACGTAGGAATCGATGACCGCGACGATGCGGCGGTCGAGCTCCGCCACATCCTCCGGCGAGAGGTGCAGCGAGAAGCGCGCGAACGTCGCGATGGAGGCCGGCCCGGCCTCGGCGAGCTCCTGCTGGAAGGCCTCCACCGGCGCCACCGCCCGGTTGCCGTCCCGCTCATCCAGCGCCATGGACAGCCACCAGCTCCGCCCGGTCGAGCGGTACGGCTTCTCCAGCGCGCCGCTCTCCCCCGACCGCACCGGCGCCGGCTCCAGGAAGCCCGCGTCCACGAGCTGGCGGACGTGGTAGTAGACCGTGCCGGCGTCCTCCCCCAGCCGGTCGGCGAGCTGCTTGTTGGTCAACTCGCGGTCGCCGCACAGCCGCAGGATGCGCACCCGCAGCGGATGCGACAGCGCCTTGATCTCCGTGACGGAGGCCGGGCGCCGCTTGGCGTCCGGGTCGGCGGACGGACCGGGCACGGCGTCGGGTGGAGTAGGGCGGGCCATACCGGGAGGATACCCGCTCAATTGAGTTTCTTGATATCGATTGAGTTTTCTCAATCGACGTGTCAGGCTGGCGGCGTGGCATCAGAATCACTCGGCGCGCGCTACTGGACGCTCTGGACGTCGTCGGCCTTCTCCAACCTCGCCGACGGCGTGATGAAGGTCGCGCTGCCGCTGGTCGCCATCCGCTACACCGACTCCCCCGCGCTGATCGCCGGCCTCACCTTCGCCTTCACCCTGCCGTGGCTGGTGTTCGCG is a window from the Leifsonia shinshuensis genome containing:
- the orn gene encoding oligoribonuclease, which gives rise to MAASSDRLVWIDCEMTGLDLEVDELVEIAVVITDFELNVLDPGLSIVIKPDASALANMNDFVRAMHTTSGLIEEIPNGKSLAEAEYEVLEYVLKYAPTARSAPLAGNTIGTDRMFLAKYMPRLDNHLHYRNVDVSSIKELARRWYPRIYFNAPEKNGGHRALADILESIRELDYYRAAAFVGEPGPSTEQTQEAAAGVVEKWAARMY
- a CDS encoding cation:proton antiporter, which gives rise to MNPLVGTIVLVPLLAVVAALVASAVGRVAKIPLVVFEILLGILAGPSVLGWIPASDALHAVGQFGLAFLFFMAGNEIDFHAIRGRPLRRASLGWIISLAVGVLLGVLLAPNAIAGVYVGIALCSTALGTLMPMLRDAGELRTPFGRAVTAVGAIGEFGPLLAISLFLSGRRPLAAALVLIAFAVIAAGAVWFAARGGHERFHALVRATLHTSGQFAVRVVVLAIAALVGLSLALGLDMLLGAFAAGVVVRVLLSGAAESDAKLIETKLEAVAFGVLVPVFFIETGITFDLRGLLGDPHALLLLPIFLVLLLVVRGLPGSLAAPRGSTFADRASLTLFSATGLPIIVAVTNIGLKDHDLTSGTATALVGAGMLSVLIFPVVALMLRQRSADGGVRPPDPDRVPVEG
- a CDS encoding glutaredoxin family protein is translated as MDATPAVDRPVTREVGLTLYTSAFCEPCMQTRAVLAEAVRLVPGLRVTERDVARDPAHAESDGIRSTPTVIVLGGDGAEVFRAEGVPTLNQVLVAAARAL
- the nadE gene encoding ammonia-dependent NAD(+) synthetase, encoding MRELQARIIDELNVTPSVDAAEEVAKRVDFLVRYLRATGASGFVLGISGGQDSSLAGRLCQLAVEQLAAEGVEAEFIAVRLPYGVQHDEDDAQLALAFIRPQRTIEFNIKRGVDGVDAEFGDAVGEAMTDFNKGNVKARVRMVAQYAIAGQRRLLVVGTDHAAEAVTGFFTKYGDGGADVLPLSGLTKRQGRALLEHLEAPARLYEKAPTADLLDLDPGQTDEANLGIEYSDIDDFLEGQDVADEIASAIETRYLATEHKRRVPASMFDDWWTTRGDYSR
- a CDS encoding LysR substrate-binding domain-containing protein, with amino-acid sequence MFDPVLLRTFLAVVDTRSFTRAAQRLGISQPTVSQHVRRLEQAAKRQLVSRDTREVRLTDNGDAMAGFARTILAAHAEADSYFSGSAMRGRLRFGAADDLAITTLPRILRHFRQQNPQVNLELTVDQSGPLHRRLKAGHLDLIFIKQNPGTTDGTVVATDELVWIGQEKTALEPDQPVPLIAYQGPSLSRQITIEALEAAGRTWRITCNTREVNGVLAAVRAGLGVAVFPRSLIPTDLIKVTNRFGLPELGHVDFTLLSNPSAAREPVEALTTAILARAVTRVP
- the msrA gene encoding peptide-methionine (S)-S-oxide reductase MsrA is translated as MQTFVVAGGCFWCLDAVYRVLRGVQDVVSGYTGGTTVDPSYEEVCTGTTGHAEAVAVTFDPEVIPADVILDVFFTLHDPRQLDRQGADVGTQYRSAMFYDGEEQCALFEAARDRASEYWEGGIVTTIEPLGPFYRAEDYHQDFFAKNPGQGYCLAVALPKVNKIRASYAPYVVAA
- a CDS encoding ArsR/SmtB family transcription factor: MARPTPPDAVPGPSADPDAKRRPASVTEIKALSHPLRVRILRLCGDRELTNKQLADRLGEDAGTVYYHVRQLVDAGFLEPAPVRSGESGALEKPYRSTGRSWWLSMALDERDGNRAVAPVEAFQQELAEAGPASIATFARFSLHLSPEDVAELDRRIVAVIDSYVETDSERSHLPAHGGIFVLHRSVE
- a CDS encoding MFS transporter, with product MPVLSARPPWRETFISLRVTNYRRFAAGNLVANTAVWMQRIAMDWLVLQLSGSVAAVGVTVFMQFTPMLLFGLWGGVIADRYSKQRLLVCTQSAAAALAALLATLTLTHAVQVWHVYAISFVLGLVTVVDNPARQVFVNELVGPKYLRNAISLNSSIFQLGGLIGPALGGILITAVGGGWSFVINSAACLAVVGALLSLRTKELHHSPAAPRGKGQLAEGMRYVRRKPVIFWTVVMVAVLAVFAFNMPVFLAAYANDVYDVGAKGYGMFNALVAAGALAGALTSTRRTSVRLSMVVGTAAALGVVQALAGLAPDQIAFSVLLVGIGVGNLLFITAANSLVQMSSNVQIRGRVISLYILVLLGGQAIGGPLMGWVVEAVGPHIAMAISGLVPAAAAVVVALMIARHASLRLRFGLRGRRPVIAIVNRAGKAGATL
- a CDS encoding glycosyl hydrolase family 28-related protein; translation: MTRTPAHFRTLAVVLAAATAIGIGLTGAPALAAPPPAPAPSPVTRSALDPSLTTGRGADLGITEQEAEKAVTTGTVIGPDRTAYTLAAEASGRSAVSLTAGQYVEFTLAAPTNALTVRYSLPDAPNGGGITAPLAVTLNGGARQTMTLTSQYSWLYNQYSFSNDPNAGLLHPDWWITECNCIPDQTTPAPTIAKPFRPMHFYDEQRLLLHRTYPAGTRVRLSAPAGTPAATTTIDLLDSQLVAPPHVRLAAANVLAFGADPTGHRDAAPAFDKAIAFAQKLHLSVYVPPGVFQVNRHIVVDNVTIEGAGSWYTIIRGHEVALATPAPDGSVHTGVGFYGKDAASGGSHNVHLSGFAIEGDVRERIDLDQVNGIGGALSDSTVQGLYIHHTKVGIWLDGPMHGLTISDTVIADQIADGVNFHTGVTDSRVTNSLIRNTGDDGLALWSETTADARDTFDHDTVQTPTLANGIAIYGGTDNTVSNNLVADPLREGSAIQVGSRFGAVPFTGTLAIADNTTVRAGTYELNWNIGLGAIWFYALEHSIDADIQVTGDDFLDNTYNAIMLVADWPVKDLYSITNVHFADIHVDGTGTSVVSARAAGSASFQNVDARNVGAVGVNNCGSFHFTPAGSEFSLQNLGGNDGGGTTGPWLASWELPNTITCDDRPPVVVPPAPSPWQ
- a CDS encoding SGNH/GDSL hydrolase family protein: MSRTTYTRYVALGDSITEGLCDPAPARPGAWLGWADRLAGILDGDARLSGGTVEFANLAVRGRRIADVVGEQVPGALALRPDLVSVLVGANDLMSPTADPDALAERLSDGVRMLRAHGTTVLLANLFDPQFAFFLKPFRGRAAVFNANIWSIARDHHAVVLDVWGVREFRDPAMWGADRVHLSSRGHRLLAAHAAHALGVPYAETNQGDAADAHAVVDGPPALPEDLPLRTWLRVHAIPWAARRLRGISSGDGLSPKLPEALPVSTQALIGGQPRMVGGPH
- a CDS encoding single-stranded DNA-binding protein, which codes for MTETVAVRGTVATSPRHIVPEAGAPITSFRLVTNDRRRERRSGATVPDAPSNWFTVTAFDELAVSAAACIARGDPLLVSGRLCVRDWEGEQLGVTVEIEAEAIGHDLTWGRSEFTRSTAGIRLPAAGGAVSDAPGERPDPAAGQGDPTGAGP